In the Gracilimonas sp. genome, CATTTGCCTTATCAATCAGCGTCAACTTTTTACGACGACTTTGAGCAGCTTCAAAGGCTAATTTCGCGATTTGCTCAATCTCTTTTACAGAATAGGTACAATGGTCATAAGCCGATTCGCCATCCTCACTTCGGCCTTTATCTCCAAAATAGATTCCTCCTGCCAGCTCCCGATAAATCACCAGGTCGGTTCCTTCCACATGTATTCTTTTCAGTGGTGAACGATCAACCAGTGAATCATAGGTTTTAACGGGACGAATATTTGCATACAGTCCAAGCTCTTTTCGCAGCCGCAACAATCCCTGCTCTGGCCGAACCTTTGCATTCGGATTATTATCATACTTGGGATCACCAATAGCGCCAAAAAGGATGGCATCAGCTTCCAGGCAGGTTTCCAGCGTTTCTTTTGGCAAGGGATCGCCGGTTTCTTCAATAGCGATAGCGCCAACTAATCCCTTTTTATATTCAAAGTCATGTCCAAACCGATCGGCAATGACTCCAAGTACTTTCTTTGCCTGTTTGGTAACTTCCGGCCCAATTCCATCTCCGGGCAATACGGCTATTCTTTTTTTCATTCCCTAAAACTCCACGTGTTGTTGTTCAAATGCTTTAATTTTGTCTTTTTGGCTGAGTAGAAAGTCGATATCATCGTATCCCTTCAGCAGGCACATTTTCTTAAACGAGTTGATTTCAAATGTCTCACTGCTTCCGTCTTCCAGGGAAATCCGCTGATCTTTCAAATCTATTTTAACAGGTGTTGATGGCTTTTTTTTGATGTCGGCCAGCATCTTTTTCAAAAACCCGTCACTAACCTGAACCGGAAGAAGCCCATTATTCAGTGCATTTCCCTTAAAGATATCTGCAAAAAAACTTGAGACAACTGCCCTGAATCCATAATCATACAAAGCCCAGGCGGCATGTTCGCGGCTTGATCCACACCCAAAATTACGACCGGCCACCAGTATTTCTCCGGAATATCTTTCATCATTCAGCACAAAATCTTCTTTAGGATTGCCTTCTGAATCATACCTCCAGTCCCTGAATAAATTTTCCCCAAATCCTTCCCGTGAAGTAGCCTTTAAAAAACGAGCAGGTATAATTTGGTCCGTATCTACATCTTCTGCAGGCAGAGGCACAGCTGGTGTTTTTAGTATTTTAAATTTTTCCATTGATTTACACTGCTACTTTTTCAAGTTCAAATTCCCGCGGATCTACCACTTTTCCTTCGATAGCTATGGCAGCTGCGGTAAGAGGACT is a window encoding:
- the leuB gene encoding 3-isopropylmalate dehydrogenase, whose amino-acid sequence is MKKRIAVLPGDGIGPEVTKQAKKVLGVIADRFGHDFEYKKGLVGAIAIEETGDPLPKETLETCLEADAILFGAIGDPKYDNNPNAKVRPEQGLLRLRKELGLYANIRPVKTYDSLVDRSPLKRIHVEGTDLVIYRELAGGIYFGDKGRSEDGESAYDHCTYSVKEIEQIAKLAFEAAQSRRKKLTLIDKANVLETSRLWRQTVQVIAQNYPDVEVEYLFVDNAAMQIILRPNQFDVILTENMFGDIISDESSVITGSIGLLPSASIGEKTSLFEPIHGSYPQAAGKDIANPIATILSVAMMLEHFGLYEEAELINTNIDFMIRKGLVTQDLHSRNFISCSKVGDALSLLLDQNISDVRFENMFEGKLPVI
- the leuD gene encoding 3-isopropylmalate dehydratase small subunit, which produces MEKFKILKTPAVPLPAEDVDTDQIIPARFLKATSREGFGENLFRDWRYDSEGNPKEDFVLNDERYSGEILVAGRNFGCGSSREHAAWALYDYGFRAVVSSFFADIFKGNALNNGLLPVQVSDGFLKKMLADIKKKPSTPVKIDLKDQRISLEDGSSETFEINSFKKMCLLKGYDDIDFLLSQKDKIKAFEQQHVEF